One Pseudomonas sp. MM213 genomic window, TTCGGCCTGGTGGGATTGCTCTGCGCTTATTACCTGGTGGTCGCCGACCTGCATGGCGCGCGGCCGTGGGTGATTCTGCTGATCGAACTGGTGCCGCTGCTGTTGCTGGCGCCGGGGATGATCGTCGGCAGCGCGCGCGGGCATTCGTGGATGTGTTTTGTGGTGAACCTGTATTTCATCAAAGGCGCACTGGCGGCGTATGACCCGAACCGGCAGCTGTTCGGTTTGCTGGAAATGGGCGCGAGCCTGGCGGTGTTCTGCTCGGCGCTGTTGTATGTGCGGTGGCGGTTTCAGTTGAATCGCAAACTGGCGGGTGAAGGCGAAATCTCCGTCGCCTGACAGATTGCAATCGCTAGCAGGCTAGCTCCCACATTGGATTTGTGTACGCCACAGATCCAATGTGGGAGCCAGCCTGCTGGCGATTGGCCGGGCGACTCGGTGTCAATGATTGGCGGTGTACGCCAGCATCATCGAGATCTGACTCATCGGCCGCCCGCCGCTTTCTTCATGCCACTGGTTGAACACGCCCTGCACCGTGGCCAGGTCCCGCAGGCTGGTGGGCACTTTGTCGACGATCTTCTGCGCATTCAGCGCCGCCACCACGTCATAACTCGGCACAAAGGTGTCCTTGCCGACCATCCGCAAAAATCTCGGCGCCGACAAACCACCCAATTGATGACCGTGTTTTTTCAGGTAGGTCCACAAGCCGACGATATCGGTCACCGGCCAATCGGCGATCAACTCGCCAAAGCTGCCTTTCTCATGGGCCACGTCCAGCACGAACTGCGCATTGCGCGGCACGCTCTTGAGCTTGCCCAGGTGGCGGATGATCCGCGCGTCCTGCATCAGGCGTTCAAGGTGTTCGGCGCTCATCAGCACGACTTTTTCCGGGTCGAACTTGAAGAACACTTCTTCGAAGGCCGGCCACTTGGCGTCCACTAGGCTGTGCTTGAGCCCCGCGCGGAACACACGCAGCGCCATGGTCGAGAGGTAGCGATCGTCGCTGATATCGCGCAATTGCGCGGCAGTCTTCGGAACGGGCAGATGGGCTTCCAGTTCGGCTGCGGAACCGAAGCGGTTCAGACAGTATTCGTGCAGCCACTTGTAATCGCGCATGCCCTCTCCTGAGGAGTCAGTGAGTAGACCAATGTGGGAGCCAGCCTGCTGGCGATAGCGGTGGGTCAGTCAACGTCTGACTTACCGCTATCGCCAGCAGGCTGGCTCCCACAGTGATGGTGTTTAGAGGTTTACTACGTTAACGAACCGCGACATGGCGGTTTCGTCGATCCGCAGGTTGGTGAAGTCGAACAGGTTGCGGTCCGCCAATTGCGACGGGATCACGTTTTGCAAGCTGCGGAAAATGCTTTCGGTGCGGCCCGGCGTCTTGCGCTCCCACTCCTGCAGCATTTCCTTGACCACCTGACGCTGCAGGTTTTCCTGGGAACCGCAGAGGTTGCACGGGATGATCGGGAATTGCTTGAGGTCCGAGTAGGCCTGGATGTCTTTTTCGTTGCAGTAGGCCAACGGGCGGATCACCACGTTGCGGCCGTCGTCGGCGCGCAGCTTCGGCGGCATGGCCTTGAGCGAGCCGTTGAAGAACATATTGAGGAAGAACGTTTCGACGATGTCGTCGCGGTGGTGACCGAGGGCCATTTTGGTCGCGCCGATTTCGTCGGCAAAGGTGTAGAGCGTGCCGCGACGCAGGCGCGAGCACAGCGAGCAGGTGGTCTTGCCTTCCGGAATCAGCTCCTTGACCACCGAATACGTGTCTTTCTCGACGATGTGGTATTCGATGCCCAGGGTTTTGAGGTACGCCGGCAGCACGTCCTCAGGGAAACCCGGCTGCTTCTGGTCCATGTTCACGGCCACGATCTCGAACTTGATCGGCGCGACCTTCTGCAAATGCATCAGCACGTCGAGCATGGTGTAGCTGTCCTTGCCGCCGGACAGGCAGACCATGACCTTGTCGCCGTCTTCAATCATGTTGAAATCGGCGACAGCCTCACCGGCCTGACGGCGAAGGCGCTTTTGCAGTTTGTTCTGGTTGACCGTGAGAGTGCCCATGACGCGAGATCCGTGAGGTGTGACGAAAGGCCGGCATTTTACGCAAAAACCCGCCTCCGGCGAAGTACCCACGATCCCCTGTGGGAGCGAGCCTGCTCGCGATGGCGGTGTGTCAGTCCAAACAGTCATGCCTGATACACCGCCATCGCCGGCAAGCCGGTCTCGCTCCCACAGGGATAACGTTGACAGTGCCAGTGGCGATTAACAGAGGGATTTACAGCGCGATTTGCTCTAACGCCCTACAACCTGCGGGGTTAAGACCTTTCTATACTGCGTCATAAGGTCGCACACATATCCAGACCTTTACTTACTTGGCCACTTTGGTCTGTAGGCGCTCCACTGGGGGGCGACGGTAAAAACAAGAGGAGTGACTGGCATGATCCATCACGTAGTGGGGCTCTTCACCCACCCCGACCAGGAATGGAAAGAAATCCGTGGCGACCAAGAGGAAAGCATCAGCCACATGTACCTGACCCACACGCTGATTCTGGCGGCGATCCCCGCCGTGTCGGCGTTTATCGGCACCACGCAGGTCGGCTGGGTAATTGGCAGCCGGGCACCGGTGATGCTGACGCAGGAAAGCGCGCTATGGATGACGATCATGTCGTACGTGGCGATGCTCGGCGGCGTTGCCGTAATGGGCGCGTTCATCCACTGGATGGCCCGCACCTATGACGCCAACCCGAGTCTGGCACGTTGCGTTGCGTTTGCGACCTACACCGCGACCCCGCTGTTCATTGGCGGCCTCGCGGCACTGTACCCACACATGTGGCTGGGGATGATCGTCGGGACGGCGGCCATCTGCTACACGGTGTACCTGCTGTATGTGGGGCTTCCAACTTTCATGAACATTCCATCTGACGAGGGATTTCTGTTTTCAAGTTCGGTGCTCGCCGTCGGTTTAGTCGTACTGGTGGCGATCATGGCGTTCACTGTCATTGTCTGGGGACTCGGCGTGGGGCCGGTCTACACGAACTAGTTACGCTCTCCACCCAAAATCAAGATCTGCCAACACAGGCCGCCGCAAGGCGGCCTTTCAATGTGGGGGGGTAACGACCATTCGGCGCCCTGGCGATTCGCAAGGCCCGAGCGTTGCGGCATACTCGACGTCTCTGGAGATCCATCAAGCATGCCCGAGCAACTCAATACCCGCGTCGAAGACTGTTACCAACAAGCCGAATCCTTTTTCAAACGAACCTTCAAACGCCCCGTGGTGAGCCTCAAGCTGCGCGGGCAAAAAGCCGGTGTCGCGCATCTGCACGAGAACCTGCTGCGCTTCAATCCGCAGCTGTACCGCGAAAACACTGAAGACTTCCTCAAGCAGACCGTGGCCCATGAAGTCGCCCACCTGATCGCTCATCAGCTGTTTGGCGATCGCATCCAGCCCCACGGCGAAGAGTGGCAACTGATCATGCGTGGCGTGTACGAACTGCCGCCCAATCGCTGCCACACCTACGACGTCAAGCGCCGCAGCGTGACGCGCTATATCTACAAATGCCCGTGCGCCGACAGTGATTTCCCGTTTTCGGCGCAGCGCCATAGCCTGGTGCGGCAGGGGCGGCGGTATTTGTGTCGGCGGTGCCGGAGCACGTTGGTGTTCAGTGGGGAGATGCGGGTCGAATAAGTCGGATTTGTGGTGTTTTGGCGGGCCCCTTCGCGGGCAAGCCTCGCTCCTACAGGTGATCTCGATGCGTCTGTAGGAGCGAGCGATGCGGCGATCCGACTTGCCCGCGAAGAGGCCATCGAAAACCCTACATAATCACCTTGGCACGCCGCAATTCTTCAATTCGCAGCGAACTAAACCCCAACTCCCCCAATACCTGATCCGTATGCTCACCCAGCGCCGCACCGATATGCCGAGGCTCGGGCAACCCATCCGAGAACTTCAACGGACACGCCATCTGCGCCTGGTTCGTGCCATCCCCTCGCGGCACGTCGGTCACCAATTCCCGCGCCTGCAACTGCGGATGCCGAATTGCCTCACCCAAGGTCAGCACCGGCTCGACGCACGCATCGAGCTCGGCAAACAGTGCGCACAATTCGGCAAAGTCGTGTTTCTCGAATTCAGTCTGCAGCGCGTCCTTTAGCTTCTTTTGCTGGGCAGGCTGAGGTGACAGGCCCAACGCCGCCAACTCCTCCAGCCCCAGTGCCGTGCACAGTTGCTTCATGAACGGCGGCTCCAGGCTGCCCACCGATAACCAGCGGCCATCCCGCGAACGGTAATAGTCGTAAAAGCTGCCGCCGTTGAGCATCTGGTCTTCCCGGCCCGGCTCCTCGCCGCAGGCCAGGTACCCGGCCCCGGCCATGGCGTTCAGGCTGAATGCGCAGTCGGTCATGCTCACATCCAGATGCTGCCCCAATCCGCTTTGTTGCCGGGCGATCACCGCCGCCAGCAGGCCGATGACGCCGTGCAGCGAACCGCCGGCGACATCCGCCACTTGCACGCCCAAGGGCAGCGGGCCGTTGTCGGCGCGGCCGGTGTAGCTCGCCAGCCCCGCCAACGCCAGGTAATTGATGTCGTGGCCGGCGCGATCCTTGTAGGGGCCGGTTTGCCCGTATCCAGTGATCGACACGTAGATCAGCTTTGGGTTGATGGCTTTCAACGCTTCATACCCCAGGCCCAATCGTTCCATGACACCAGGGCGGAATTGTTCCAGGACGATGTCGTAGTCCTGCACCAGTTGCTTGATCACCGCCAGCGCCTCGGGCTGCTTGAGGTCCAGCGCCAGGCTGCGCTTGTTGCGATTGAGGTACGCGTGGCTGGCCGACACGCCTTGGTCATGGGGCGGCAGCACGCGCAACAGGTCCATGCGGGTCGGCGATTCGATGCGCAAGACCTCGGCGCCCATGTCAGCCAATAACAGCGAGGCGAACGGCCCCGGCAACAGTGTCGAGAAATCCAGAACCTTGAGTGATGCCAATGGGCCGGGCATGAGCGATCTCCGTATTCGATGCCTCCAGCCTAGGCAGCCAATCGCGTTGCAGCAATCACCTGATGTGTCAGCAACTGTGACCGTTACGCTCAAATTCCAGGCATGAAAAAACCCGCCGAAGCGGGTTTTTTCATGACAACGCGTGTTACTTGACGTTGCTTGGGGTTGGGCCTTCGGCCACACCCAGGTCGTCTACTTCACGTTCATCGGAGATACCGCGACCGCCGGAAGCCAGCTCGACTTGCAGCTTGTCTTCGTCCAGCTCTTTCACCCACTTGGCCACGACCAGGGTCGCAACAGCATTACCAACGAGGTTGGTCAGCGCACGGGCTTCGGACATGAAGCGGTCGATACCGAGGATCAGCGCCAGGCCGGCTACTGGCAGAGTACCCACGGCCGACAGGGTGGCTGCCAGCACGATGAAACCACTACCGGTCACACCTGCCGCACCTTTGGAGGACAACAGCAGCACCAGCAGCAAGGTGATCTGGTGAGTGAGGTCCATCGGCGTATCAGTCGCCTGAGCGATAAACACAGCCGCCATGGTCAGGTAGATCGAAGTACCGTCGAGGTTGAAGGAGTAACCAGTCGGGATCACCAGACCCACTACCGATTTATCCGCACCCAGGCGTTCCATTTTGATCAGCATGCGTGGCAGAGCCGATTCCGACGAGGAAGTGCCCAGTACGATCAGCAGTTCTTCACGGATGTAGCGGATCAGCTTGAGTACGCTGAAACCATGCGCGCGGCAGATGGCGCCCAATACCAGAACCACAAACAGGATGCAGGTGATGTAGAAGCAGATCATCAGTTGACCGAGCTGTACCAGCGAGCCAACACCGTAAGCACCAATGGTGAAGGCCATGGCACCGAAGGCACCGACCGGCGCGAGCTTCATGATCATGTTGATGATGTTGAACATCACGTGAGCGAAGCGATCGATAAAGTCCAGGACCGGCTTGCCGTATGCACCCAGGCGATGCAGGGCGAAACCGAAGATCACCGAGAACATCAGAACTTGCAGGATATCGCCGTTGGCGAAAGCGCCGACGATGGT contains:
- a CDS encoding DUF2069 domain-containing protein, giving the protein MAKKPKILPSIEWLEPRVRAMRVISLLCYFGLVGLLCAYYLVVADLHGARPWVILLIELVPLLLLAPGMIVGSARGHSWMCFVVNLYFIKGALAAYDPNRQLFGLLEMGASLAVFCSALLYVRWRFQLNRKLAGEGEISVA
- a CDS encoding DNA-3-methyladenine glycosylase I, which translates into the protein MRDYKWLHEYCLNRFGSAAELEAHLPVPKTAAQLRDISDDRYLSTMALRVFRAGLKHSLVDAKWPAFEEVFFKFDPEKVVLMSAEHLERLMQDARIIRHLGKLKSVPRNAQFVLDVAHEKGSFGELIADWPVTDIVGLWTYLKKHGHQLGGLSAPRFLRMVGKDTFVPSYDVVAALNAQKIVDKVPTSLRDLATVQGVFNQWHEESGGRPMSQISMMLAYTANH
- the ttcA gene encoding tRNA 2-thiocytidine(32) synthetase TtcA; its protein translation is MGTLTVNQNKLQKRLRRQAGEAVADFNMIEDGDKVMVCLSGGKDSYTMLDVLMHLQKVAPIKFEIVAVNMDQKQPGFPEDVLPAYLKTLGIEYHIVEKDTYSVVKELIPEGKTTCSLCSRLRRGTLYTFADEIGATKMALGHHRDDIVETFFLNMFFNGSLKAMPPKLRADDGRNVVIRPLAYCNEKDIQAYSDLKQFPIIPCNLCGSQENLQRQVVKEMLQEWERKTPGRTESIFRSLQNVIPSQLADRNLFDFTNLRIDETAMSRFVNVVNL
- a CDS encoding Yip1 family protein, with amino-acid sequence MIHHVVGLFTHPDQEWKEIRGDQEESISHMYLTHTLILAAIPAVSAFIGTTQVGWVIGSRAPVMLTQESALWMTIMSYVAMLGGVAVMGAFIHWMARTYDANPSLARCVAFATYTATPLFIGGLAALYPHMWLGMIVGTAAICYTVYLLYVGLPTFMNIPSDEGFLFSSSVLAVGLVVLVAIMAFTVIVWGLGVGPVYTN
- a CDS encoding SprT family zinc-dependent metalloprotease, producing the protein MPEQLNTRVEDCYQQAESFFKRTFKRPVVSLKLRGQKAGVAHLHENLLRFNPQLYRENTEDFLKQTVAHEVAHLIAHQLFGDRIQPHGEEWQLIMRGVYELPPNRCHTYDVKRRSVTRYIYKCPCADSDFPFSAQRHSLVRQGRRYLCRRCRSTLVFSGEMRVE
- a CDS encoding CaiB/BaiF CoA transferase family protein, which encodes MPGPLASLKVLDFSTLLPGPFASLLLADMGAEVLRIESPTRMDLLRVLPPHDQGVSASHAYLNRNKRSLALDLKQPEALAVIKQLVQDYDIVLEQFRPGVMERLGLGYEALKAINPKLIYVSITGYGQTGPYKDRAGHDINYLALAGLASYTGRADNGPLPLGVQVADVAGGSLHGVIGLLAAVIARQQSGLGQHLDVSMTDCAFSLNAMAGAGYLACGEEPGREDQMLNGGSFYDYYRSRDGRWLSVGSLEPPFMKQLCTALGLEELAALGLSPQPAQQKKLKDALQTEFEKHDFAELCALFAELDACVEPVLTLGEAIRHPQLQARELVTDVPRGDGTNQAQMACPLKFSDGLPEPRHIGAALGEHTDQVLGELGFSSLRIEELRRAKVIM
- a CDS encoding dicarboxylate/amino acid:cation symporter, giving the protein MTTRQPLYKSLYFQVIVAIAIGILLGHFYPQTGVALKPLGDGFIKLIKMVIAPIIFCTVVSGIAGMQNMKSVGKTGGYALLYFEIVSTIALLIGLVVVNVVQPGAGMHIDVTTLDTSKIAGFISAGKDQSIVAFILNVIPNTIVGAFANGDILQVLMFSVIFGFALHRLGAYGKPVLDFIDRFAHVMFNIINMIMKLAPVGAFGAMAFTIGAYGVGSLVQLGQLMICFYITCILFVVLVLGAICRAHGFSVLKLIRYIREELLIVLGTSSSESALPRMLIKMERLGADKSVVGLVIPTGYSFNLDGTSIYLTMAAVFIAQATDTPMDLTHQITLLLVLLLSSKGAAGVTGSGFIVLAATLSAVGTLPVAGLALILGIDRFMSEARALTNLVGNAVATLVVAKWVKELDEDKLQVELASGGRGISDEREVDDLGVAEGPTPSNVK